In a single window of the Micromonospora sp. WMMD1155 genome:
- a CDS encoding DUF6518 family protein: MRPGDRTVALASVVGGFLLGVLDFCWIKWLPFPVAELGNSTATWAVAAFFFGYWVRSGWLRAALGATVLLVVAVPSYYLAAAILQGDDLAVLWAPSSLIWMFFGVLAGVVFGTAGTWARGAGWRQVVGAALPAAVFFEEAARFVGKANDPDYSSLAWWNVAIDVALGLLIVVLTGESHRRRALVVAVAVPLAAAILVSFALVGGALS, translated from the coding sequence ATGCGACCTGGTGATCGGACGGTGGCACTCGCCTCCGTGGTGGGCGGCTTCCTGCTCGGCGTCCTCGACTTCTGCTGGATCAAGTGGCTGCCGTTCCCCGTCGCCGAACTCGGCAACTCCACCGCCACCTGGGCGGTCGCCGCGTTCTTCTTCGGATACTGGGTGCGGTCCGGGTGGCTTCGCGCCGCGCTCGGCGCCACCGTCCTGCTCGTCGTCGCGGTACCCAGCTACTACCTCGCGGCCGCAATCCTGCAAGGCGACGACCTCGCGGTGCTCTGGGCGCCGTCGTCGCTGATCTGGATGTTCTTCGGCGTGCTCGCCGGGGTGGTGTTCGGCACCGCGGGGACGTGGGCGCGCGGCGCGGGCTGGCGGCAGGTCGTCGGCGCGGCGCTGCCCGCAGCCGTGTTCTTCGAGGAGGCGGCCCGGTTCGTCGGCAAGGCGAACGATCCCGACTACTCCTCACTCGCGTGGTGGAACGTCGCCATCGACGTGGCGCTGGGCCTGCTGATCGTCGTGCTGACCGGCGAGTCACACCGTCGGCGGGCACTCGTCGTCGCGGTGGCCGTACCCCTGGCCGCCGCGATCCTGGTGAGCTTCGCGCTGGTCGGTGGAGCCCTCTCCTGA
- a CDS encoding DUF6069 family protein — protein sequence MTSANAAPAPTRTNRRILGLAGTGIIVTLAAIVVTTAAAALAQAVGVDFEIPDGGEKIPLGGFAVVTGFFSIVGVVIAVALLRWSARPAERFLWTAVSLTAISLVPPLLAGANTATTVALLGLHLVPAAVVIPTLTRSLRVRAG from the coding sequence ATGACCAGCGCGAACGCCGCCCCTGCACCCACTCGGACCAACCGCCGCATCCTCGGGCTCGCCGGCACCGGCATCATCGTCACCCTCGCCGCGATCGTGGTCACCACAGCCGCCGCCGCGCTCGCCCAGGCCGTCGGCGTCGACTTCGAGATCCCCGACGGCGGGGAGAAGATCCCGCTGGGCGGGTTCGCCGTGGTGACCGGCTTCTTCTCGATCGTCGGCGTCGTCATCGCCGTCGCCCTGCTGCGGTGGAGCGCCCGCCCCGCCGAGCGGTTCCTCTGGACGGCGGTGTCGCTGACCGCGATCTCGCTCGTCCCGCCTCTGCTCGCCGGGGCGAACACCGCCACCACCGTCGCCCTTCTCGGCCTGCACCTCGTACCGGCGGCGGTCGTGATCCCCACCCTGACGCGCAGCCTCCGCGTTCGGGCCGGTTGA